In Rhodospirillaceae bacterium, one genomic interval encodes:
- a CDS encoding PilZ domain-containing protein, which produces MASVKGFVERNDRIDNRRPLNETYLVTDGGTCEVIDVSMGGISFAGAKEKFPLGKNISIKGVRIEDEEMVEFGAFAEVVRSVSRASGGIGLKFNKLTSKQFGIVEALVMHRPLVPKKKKTLPKKKKGFLG; this is translated from the coding sequence ATGGCATCGGTCAAGGGATTTGTGGAACGAAATGATCGTATCGACAATCGTCGACCGCTGAATGAAACGTATCTCGTCACGGACGGCGGGACCTGCGAGGTCATTGACGTCAGCATGGGCGGGATTTCATTCGCTGGTGCTAAGGAAAAATTCCCCCTCGGGAAAAACATTTCGATCAAGGGTGTCAGGATCGAAGATGAAGAAATGGTCGAGTTCGGAGCCTTTGCCGAAGTCGTCCGTAGCGTTTCACGGGCAAGCGGAGGCATCGGCCTAAAATTCAACAAACTAACCTCCAAACAATTCGGCATCGTCGAAGCCCTGGTCATGCACCGCCCCCTGGTTCCCAAGAAAAAGAAAACCCTGCCCAAGAAGAAAAAAGGTTTTTTGGGCTAG